One segment of Rosa chinensis cultivar Old Blush chromosome 6, RchiOBHm-V2, whole genome shotgun sequence DNA contains the following:
- the LOC112172466 gene encoding TMV resistance protein N isoform X1, whose translation MSIQSSSPQWQYDVFLSFRGKDTRKGFTNYLYTALDHQKIKTFRDDPDLEKGEVISPALFAAVKQSRFALIVLSQNYASSTWCLDELVRILECMKARETVLPIFYDVDPSDVRKQTGSFREAFANHEERFRDENEKVQRWRYALTEVASFSGWNSKEWRYESELIRDIVQVIRRKLQATSFSYARNLVGIYSTELQPLNLLLGVGVDDVRFIGIWGMGGIGKTTMVRAVFERISHEFEVSFLLTDVRESVEKRGLLNLQKQLLSGIWTEEANISDLHEGATIIRRLLRHTKVLLILDDVNHSSHLKFLAGNQEWFGSGSRVLITTRYEHLLIEHRVERRLKIKEFNDEDSLQLFSLKAFKGGHPEKDFLELSKSVINYAKGLPLALEVLGSLLRGRDLSGWNSALRKLGRNCNLEIFCILKTSFDDLDDEEKKIFLDIACFFCGEKKDRVSKVLIGCDVSAISGIDALTERSLLTVSYGRLRMHDLLQKMGREIVRRESTNEPGRRSRLWVPEDVKHVLTKNTGTEAIEGIVLNSSEPGVKVDVNAKSFSMMNKLRYLIIKNGNLSNGLECLPNSLQILEWTGYPLKSLPSHFNPEKLLELNMCHSCIKHFLLGIKPLYRLKTIKLSNSLNLVNTPNFQGMPYLELLFLDGCTRLCEVDPGIEVLEKLTLLNLKDCKNLVHFASSVRGLKSLKVLNLSGCSKLKKLPNDMGHLESLEELHVNGSGIRELPSSVGMLERLPLLKMKDCKDLVCLPTSIGGLKSLKVINISGCSKLDKLPEELGHLECLVEVDASGTSIRELPCSMGMLERLVSLSLRDCKHLVCLPSSAGGLKSLKDLNLSGCSKLDKLPNELGFVACMEKLDASGSGIREVPFSIGLLKNLKELSFGGCKEQSRKSWNMMFNSLQFLRKTSCIPAGLLSGLRSVTKLDLSDCNLSEESIPSDFGCLASLRSLNLSKNQFVTLPESIGQLYRLKYLYLDWCCKLRTLPDLPSHVWVNVSNCFSLDTLSNPIGQTNAVLEATCVNCFRLVKNERYKSTALSLLTRYLKIQHCGSSVHFKEARFHFVAPGNEIPEWYNYQRVGSSITVRLHPGWFSDKFMGFALCVVFRLLKPLPPLAEWSINRSLRVNGQFLEPFGILFGGKWGQPVSDHIWFFYVHRDEYYKQVWQDIYYELVFSFKSIHKVEKFGDEIVQVKKCGVRMIYEGDIEELWETLFKQSNTKRGLQHYYDDDDAASSCTGNTKRGLQHYYDDDDAAFSSTGTGASQEEEEEPHPKRFKRLELYGAGPSDQKHG comes from the exons ATGAGCATACAAAGTTCTTCACCTCAGTGGCAATACGATGTCTTTTTGAGTTTTAGAGGCAAGGACACTCGAAAGGGTTTTACAAACTATTTATACACTGCATTGGatcatcaaaaaataaaaactttcagGGATGATCCTGATCTTGAAAAAGGGGAAGTTATTTCTCCAGCACTTTTTGCTGCAGTTAAACAATCAAGATTTGCCCTCATTGTTCTCTCACAAAATTATGCATCGTCAacatggtgcttggatgaacttgtAAGAATTCTTGAATGCATGAAAGCAAGAGAAACGGTGCTGCCAATTTTCTATGATGTTGATCCCTCTGATGTACGAAAGCAAACAGGGAGTTTTAGAGAAGCCTTCGCTAATCATGAAGAAAGGTTTAGGGATGAGAATGAGAAAGTGCAAAGGTGGAGATATGCTTTGACAGAAGTGGCAAGTTTCTCTGGGTGGAACTCCAAGGAATG GAGGTATGAATCAGAGCTCATCAGAGATATTGTTCAAGTTATACGGAGAAAATTGCAAGCTACATCATTCAGTTATGCAAGAAATCTAGTTGGAATTTACTCAACAGAACTGCAGCCACTCAATTTGCTTTTAGGTGTAGGGGTGGATGACGTTCGCTTCATTGGGATATGGGGAATGGGCGGGATTGGTAAGACAACTATGGTAAGAGCGGTGTTTGAGAGAATCTCTCATGAATTTGAAGTTAGTTTCCTTCTTACTGATGTTAGAGAATCAGTTGAAAAAAGAGGTCTACTTAATCTACAAAAGCAACTTCTCTCTGGGATTTGGACAGAAGAGGCTAACATATCAGACCTTCATGAAGGAGCCACCATAATAAGGAGGTTGTTACGTCACACAAAAGTTCTTCtcattcttgatgatgtgaaccATTCAAGCCATTTAAAATTTTTGGCAGGAAACCAAGAGTGGTTTGGTTCAGGGAGTAGAGTTCTTATCACAACTAGATATGAGCATTTGTTGATTGAACATAGAGTGGAGAGAAGATTGAAGATCAAAGAATTCAATGATGAGGATTCTCTTCAGCTTTTCAGCTTGAAAGCATTCAAAGGAGGTCACCCTGAAAAAGATTTTCTTGAGTTGTCTAAATCTGTTATAAATTATGCCAAAGGTCTCCCTTTAGCTCTTGAAGTACTGGGTTCTTTATTGCGTGGAAGAGATCTAAGTGGATGGAACAGTGCATTAAGAAAACTAGGAAGAAATTGCAACTTGGAAATTTTTTGCATACTTAAAACAAGTTTTGATGATCTAgatgatgaagagaagaaaatattcctagacattgcatgtttcttttgcGGAGAGAAAAAAGATCGGGTATCAAAAGTATTGATCGGTTGTGATGTTTCTGCAATTTCTGGAATAGATGCTCTCACCGAAAGATCTCTCTTGACTGTTTCATATGGAAGACTACGAATGCACGATTTGCTCCAAAAAATGGGTCGGGAAATTGTCCGCCGGGAATCTACTAATGAGCCAGGCAGGCGCAGCAGGTTATGGGTTCCTGAAGACGTCAAACATGTCTTGACCAAAAATACT GGAACTGAAGCAATAGAAGGCATTGTTCTCAACTCAAGTGAACCTGGAGTAAAGGTGGACGTGAATGCTAAATCATTTTCGATGATGAACAAATTGAGATACCTTATCATTAAGAATGGGAACCTATCAAATGGGCTTGAATGTCTTCCTAATAGTTTACAGATTCTTGAATGGACCGGATATCCCTTGAAATCTCTCCCATCGCATTTCAACCCAGAGAAGCTACTAGAACTGAACATGTGCCATAGTtgcatcaaacattttctgttgGGAATAAAG CCTTTATACAGGTTGAAAACCATTAAACTCAGCAACTCTTTGAATCTTGTCAACACCCCAAACTTTCAAGGTATGCCATATCTTGAGCTTCTGTTTCTTGATGGTTGTACAAGATTGTGTGAGGTTGACCCAGGGATTGAAGTGCTTGAAAAACTTACTTTGCTGAACTTGAAAGATTGCAAGAATCTCGTGCATTTTGCAAGCAGTGTACGTGGCTTAAAATCTCTCAAAGTTCTTAATCTTTCTGGTTGCTCAAAGCTTAAGAAACTACCGAATGACATGGGTCATTTAGAAAGTTTGGAGGAGCTTCATGTGAATGGCTCTGGCATAAGAGAACTACCTTCCTCTGTTGGAATGCTTGAAAGACTTCCTCTGCTGAAAATGAAAGATTGCAAAGATCTCGTGTGTCTTCCAACTAGTATCGGTGGCTTAAAATCTCTCAAAGTTATTAATATATCTGGTTGCTCAAAGCTTGACAAATTGCCCGAGGAGTTGGGCCATCTGGAGTGTTTGGTAGAAGTTGATGCGAGTGGAACTTCTATACGAGAACTACCTTGCTCTATGGGCATGCTTGAAAGACTTGTTTCTTTGTCCTTGAGAGATTGCAAACATCTTGTGTGTCTTCCAAGCAGTGCAGGTGGCTTAAAATCTCTCAAGGATCTCAATCTTTCTGGTTGCTCAAAGCTTGATAAATTGCCAAATGAGTTGGGTTTTGTTGCCTGTATGGAGAAGCTTGATGCGAGTGGAAGTGGCATAAGAGAAGTGCCCTTCTCTATTGGTCTTTTGAAAAACCTCAAAGAATTATCTTTTGGTGGTTGTAAAGAACAGTCACGTAAATCGTGGAATATGATGTTCAACTCCCTTCAGTTTTTGCGAAAAACAAGTTGCATTCCAGCAGGATTGTTATCTGGTTTGCGTTCAGTAACTAAACTGGATCTAAGTGACTGCAATCTTTCTGAAGAATCAATCCCCAGTGATTTTGGATGCTTAGCCTCATTGAGAAGTTTAAATTTGAGCAAAAATCAATTTGTTACACTCCCCGAGAGCATTGGCCAACTCTATAGACTTAAATATCTTTACTTGGATTGGTGCTGCAAGCTTCGGACGTTACCAGACCTTCCATCTCATGTATGGGTAAACGTAAGCAACTGCTTTTCATTAGATACATTGTCCAATCCAATAGGTCAAACCAATGCGGTGCTAGAAGCAACATGTGTTAACTGTTTCAGACTGGTGAAGAATGAAAGATATAAGAGTACAGCACTTTCATTGCTAACACGCTACCTGAAGATTCAACATTGTGGTTCTTCCGTACATTTTAAAGAAGCTAGATTTCACTTTGTTGCTCCTGGAAATGAAATTCCAGAGTGGTACAATTACCAAAGAGTGGGGTCTTCGATAACTGTACGGCTGCATCCAGGTTGGTTTAGTGACAAGTTTATGGGATTCGCCTTGTGTGTTGTTTTTAGACTCCTGAAACCACTCCCGCCTTTGGCTGAGTGGTCCATTAATCGCTCACTGAGGGTCAATGGACAATTCTTGGAGCCTTTTGGTATATTGTTTGGGGGAAAATGGGGTCAACCTGTGTCAGATCACATTTGGTTCTTCTATGTGCACCGTGATGAATACTATAAACAAGTGTGGCAGGATATCTACTATGAGCTTGTATTCTCATTTAAATCCATCCATAAGGTGGAAAAATTCGGTGATGAAATTGTGCAAGTGAAGAAATGCGGGGTCCGTATGATATATGAGGGGGATATTGAGGAGCTTTGGGAAACATTATTTAAGCAGAGCAATACCAAGCGAGGCCTTCAACACtactatgatgatgatgatgcagcATCAAGTTGTACTGGCAATACCAAGCGAGGCCTTCAACACtactatgatgatgatgatgcagcCTTTAGTAGTACTGGTACCGGTGCAAgtcaggaagaggaagaagaacctCATCCAAAAAGATTTAAACGACTTGAGCTTTACGGAGCAGGACCTAGTGACCAGAAACATGGTTAA
- the LOC112172466 gene encoding disease resistance protein RPV1 isoform X2, with translation MSILCCRRYESELIRDIVQVIRRKLQATSFSYARNLVGIYSTELQPLNLLLGVGVDDVRFIGIWGMGGIGKTTMVRAVFERISHEFEVSFLLTDVRESVEKRGLLNLQKQLLSGIWTEEANISDLHEGATIIRRLLRHTKVLLILDDVNHSSHLKFLAGNQEWFGSGSRVLITTRYEHLLIEHRVERRLKIKEFNDEDSLQLFSLKAFKGGHPEKDFLELSKSVINYAKGLPLALEVLGSLLRGRDLSGWNSALRKLGRNCNLEIFCILKTSFDDLDDEEKKIFLDIACFFCGEKKDRVSKVLIGCDVSAISGIDALTERSLLTVSYGRLRMHDLLQKMGREIVRRESTNEPGRRSRLWVPEDVKHVLTKNTGTEAIEGIVLNSSEPGVKVDVNAKSFSMMNKLRYLIIKNGNLSNGLECLPNSLQILEWTGYPLKSLPSHFNPEKLLELNMCHSCIKHFLLGIKPLYRLKTIKLSNSLNLVNTPNFQGMPYLELLFLDGCTRLCEVDPGIEVLEKLTLLNLKDCKNLVHFASSVRGLKSLKVLNLSGCSKLKKLPNDMGHLESLEELHVNGSGIRELPSSVGMLERLPLLKMKDCKDLVCLPTSIGGLKSLKVINISGCSKLDKLPEELGHLECLVEVDASGTSIRELPCSMGMLERLVSLSLRDCKHLVCLPSSAGGLKSLKDLNLSGCSKLDKLPNELGFVACMEKLDASGSGIREVPFSIGLLKNLKELSFGGCKEQSRKSWNMMFNSLQFLRKTSCIPAGLLSGLRSVTKLDLSDCNLSEESIPSDFGCLASLRSLNLSKNQFVTLPESIGQLYRLKYLYLDWCCKLRTLPDLPSHVWVNVSNCFSLDTLSNPIGQTNAVLEATCVNCFRLVKNERYKSTALSLLTRYLKIQHCGSSVHFKEARFHFVAPGNEIPEWYNYQRVGSSITVRLHPGWFSDKFMGFALCVVFRLLKPLPPLAEWSINRSLRVNGQFLEPFGILFGGKWGQPVSDHIWFFYVHRDEYYKQVWQDIYYELVFSFKSIHKVEKFGDEIVQVKKCGVRMIYEGDIEELWETLFKQSNTKRGLQHYYDDDDAASSCTGNTKRGLQHYYDDDDAAFSSTGTGASQEEEEEPHPKRFKRLELYGAGPSDQKHG, from the exons ATG TCTATTCTGTGTTGTAGGAGGTATGAATCAGAGCTCATCAGAGATATTGTTCAAGTTATACGGAGAAAATTGCAAGCTACATCATTCAGTTATGCAAGAAATCTAGTTGGAATTTACTCAACAGAACTGCAGCCACTCAATTTGCTTTTAGGTGTAGGGGTGGATGACGTTCGCTTCATTGGGATATGGGGAATGGGCGGGATTGGTAAGACAACTATGGTAAGAGCGGTGTTTGAGAGAATCTCTCATGAATTTGAAGTTAGTTTCCTTCTTACTGATGTTAGAGAATCAGTTGAAAAAAGAGGTCTACTTAATCTACAAAAGCAACTTCTCTCTGGGATTTGGACAGAAGAGGCTAACATATCAGACCTTCATGAAGGAGCCACCATAATAAGGAGGTTGTTACGTCACACAAAAGTTCTTCtcattcttgatgatgtgaaccATTCAAGCCATTTAAAATTTTTGGCAGGAAACCAAGAGTGGTTTGGTTCAGGGAGTAGAGTTCTTATCACAACTAGATATGAGCATTTGTTGATTGAACATAGAGTGGAGAGAAGATTGAAGATCAAAGAATTCAATGATGAGGATTCTCTTCAGCTTTTCAGCTTGAAAGCATTCAAAGGAGGTCACCCTGAAAAAGATTTTCTTGAGTTGTCTAAATCTGTTATAAATTATGCCAAAGGTCTCCCTTTAGCTCTTGAAGTACTGGGTTCTTTATTGCGTGGAAGAGATCTAAGTGGATGGAACAGTGCATTAAGAAAACTAGGAAGAAATTGCAACTTGGAAATTTTTTGCATACTTAAAACAAGTTTTGATGATCTAgatgatgaagagaagaaaatattcctagacattgcatgtttcttttgcGGAGAGAAAAAAGATCGGGTATCAAAAGTATTGATCGGTTGTGATGTTTCTGCAATTTCTGGAATAGATGCTCTCACCGAAAGATCTCTCTTGACTGTTTCATATGGAAGACTACGAATGCACGATTTGCTCCAAAAAATGGGTCGGGAAATTGTCCGCCGGGAATCTACTAATGAGCCAGGCAGGCGCAGCAGGTTATGGGTTCCTGAAGACGTCAAACATGTCTTGACCAAAAATACT GGAACTGAAGCAATAGAAGGCATTGTTCTCAACTCAAGTGAACCTGGAGTAAAGGTGGACGTGAATGCTAAATCATTTTCGATGATGAACAAATTGAGATACCTTATCATTAAGAATGGGAACCTATCAAATGGGCTTGAATGTCTTCCTAATAGTTTACAGATTCTTGAATGGACCGGATATCCCTTGAAATCTCTCCCATCGCATTTCAACCCAGAGAAGCTACTAGAACTGAACATGTGCCATAGTtgcatcaaacattttctgttgGGAATAAAG CCTTTATACAGGTTGAAAACCATTAAACTCAGCAACTCTTTGAATCTTGTCAACACCCCAAACTTTCAAGGTATGCCATATCTTGAGCTTCTGTTTCTTGATGGTTGTACAAGATTGTGTGAGGTTGACCCAGGGATTGAAGTGCTTGAAAAACTTACTTTGCTGAACTTGAAAGATTGCAAGAATCTCGTGCATTTTGCAAGCAGTGTACGTGGCTTAAAATCTCTCAAAGTTCTTAATCTTTCTGGTTGCTCAAAGCTTAAGAAACTACCGAATGACATGGGTCATTTAGAAAGTTTGGAGGAGCTTCATGTGAATGGCTCTGGCATAAGAGAACTACCTTCCTCTGTTGGAATGCTTGAAAGACTTCCTCTGCTGAAAATGAAAGATTGCAAAGATCTCGTGTGTCTTCCAACTAGTATCGGTGGCTTAAAATCTCTCAAAGTTATTAATATATCTGGTTGCTCAAAGCTTGACAAATTGCCCGAGGAGTTGGGCCATCTGGAGTGTTTGGTAGAAGTTGATGCGAGTGGAACTTCTATACGAGAACTACCTTGCTCTATGGGCATGCTTGAAAGACTTGTTTCTTTGTCCTTGAGAGATTGCAAACATCTTGTGTGTCTTCCAAGCAGTGCAGGTGGCTTAAAATCTCTCAAGGATCTCAATCTTTCTGGTTGCTCAAAGCTTGATAAATTGCCAAATGAGTTGGGTTTTGTTGCCTGTATGGAGAAGCTTGATGCGAGTGGAAGTGGCATAAGAGAAGTGCCCTTCTCTATTGGTCTTTTGAAAAACCTCAAAGAATTATCTTTTGGTGGTTGTAAAGAACAGTCACGTAAATCGTGGAATATGATGTTCAACTCCCTTCAGTTTTTGCGAAAAACAAGTTGCATTCCAGCAGGATTGTTATCTGGTTTGCGTTCAGTAACTAAACTGGATCTAAGTGACTGCAATCTTTCTGAAGAATCAATCCCCAGTGATTTTGGATGCTTAGCCTCATTGAGAAGTTTAAATTTGAGCAAAAATCAATTTGTTACACTCCCCGAGAGCATTGGCCAACTCTATAGACTTAAATATCTTTACTTGGATTGGTGCTGCAAGCTTCGGACGTTACCAGACCTTCCATCTCATGTATGGGTAAACGTAAGCAACTGCTTTTCATTAGATACATTGTCCAATCCAATAGGTCAAACCAATGCGGTGCTAGAAGCAACATGTGTTAACTGTTTCAGACTGGTGAAGAATGAAAGATATAAGAGTACAGCACTTTCATTGCTAACACGCTACCTGAAGATTCAACATTGTGGTTCTTCCGTACATTTTAAAGAAGCTAGATTTCACTTTGTTGCTCCTGGAAATGAAATTCCAGAGTGGTACAATTACCAAAGAGTGGGGTCTTCGATAACTGTACGGCTGCATCCAGGTTGGTTTAGTGACAAGTTTATGGGATTCGCCTTGTGTGTTGTTTTTAGACTCCTGAAACCACTCCCGCCTTTGGCTGAGTGGTCCATTAATCGCTCACTGAGGGTCAATGGACAATTCTTGGAGCCTTTTGGTATATTGTTTGGGGGAAAATGGGGTCAACCTGTGTCAGATCACATTTGGTTCTTCTATGTGCACCGTGATGAATACTATAAACAAGTGTGGCAGGATATCTACTATGAGCTTGTATTCTCATTTAAATCCATCCATAAGGTGGAAAAATTCGGTGATGAAATTGTGCAAGTGAAGAAATGCGGGGTCCGTATGATATATGAGGGGGATATTGAGGAGCTTTGGGAAACATTATTTAAGCAGAGCAATACCAAGCGAGGCCTTCAACACtactatgatgatgatgatgcagcATCAAGTTGTACTGGCAATACCAAGCGAGGCCTTCAACACtactatgatgatgatgatgcagcCTTTAGTAGTACTGGTACCGGTGCAAgtcaggaagaggaagaagaacctCATCCAAAAAGATTTAAACGACTTGAGCTTTACGGAGCAGGACCTAGTGACCAGAAACATGGTTAA